In the genome of Cryptomeria japonica chromosome 8, Sugi_1.0, whole genome shotgun sequence, one region contains:
- the LOC131046880 gene encoding protein DETOXIFICATION 33, producing MANGLSSPLLKEEEQNNDVSNHEASGRENIRLTDLDSIVSFQQMMKESWTESKKLWRIAGPAIFTRLCSYSMMLITTICAGHLGTVELAAVAIQGSVIGLLAFGLLLGMGSALETLCGQAVGARKLQMLGVYLQRSWLILLGTAVLLSSIYIFATPLLKLLGQEDDVADLAGEYALWMLPQLFAYALYFPMQKFLLAQRKLMVMAFIAFSALIFHGVLSWLLIFKVGLGLVGAAITANISWYLINISQFLYIVYSCPEAWKGFSWLALRDLWAFVRLSVASGVMLCLEIWYMMSLIVMTGNLKNATIEVDALSICMNLNGWEAMIFVGFNAAISVRVSNELGAGCPKAAKFAVIIVVLTSLSFGLIFMGIILATKNDFAVLFTTSKVVMATVSNMAMLLGVTMVLNSVQPVLSGVAVGGGWQSLIAYVNIGCYYVVGLPLGLLMGYKFDLGAKGIWTGMICGTALQTVILVLITYFTNWNREAAQAEDRIKLWGGSAESYTNRSLKGEENVENIP from the exons ATGGCTAATGGTCTTAGTTCACCATTGTTGAAGGAAGAGGAGCAAAATAATGATGTTAGTAACCATGAAGCTAGTGGCAGAGAGAATATCAGGTTAACAGACTTGGATAGTATTGTTAGTTTTCAACAGATGATGAAAGAGAGTTGGACAGAGTCCAAGAAACTGTGGAGAATTGCAGGGCCTGCAATTTTTACCAGATTATGTTCATATTCAATGATGTTAATTACAACAATATGTGCAGGACACTTGGGTACTGTTGAATTGGCAGCTGTGGCAATTCAAGGCTCTGTTATTGGACTCCTGGCTTTTGGACTCTTG TTGGGAATGGGCAGTGCATTAGAAACCCTCTGTGGTCAGGCCGTTGGAGCACGAAAACTTCAAATGCTTGGAGTGTATTTGCAGCGCTCATGGTTAATATTACTGGGTACAGCAGTTCTTTTGAGCTCTATTTACATCTTTGCCACCCCACTCCTTAAGCTACTGGGACAGGAGGATGATGTAGCTGATCTAGCGGGAGAATATGCACTTTGGATGCTACCACAGCTGTTTGCTTATGCATTATATTTCCCAATGCAAAAGTTTCTTCTGGCACAGAGAAAACTCATGGTCATGGCTTTTATTGCCTTTTCTGCATTGATATTCCATGGTGTTCTGAGTTGGTTATTAATCTTCAAAGTGGGTTTGGGGTTAGTTGGAGCAGCTATTACAGCAAACATATCATGGTATCTTATCAATATTAGTCAGTTTTTGTATATAGTTTACTCTTGCCCAGAGGCTTGGAAAGGATTCTCCTGGCTTGCTTTACGTGATCTATGGGCTTTTGTTCGACTTTCAGTGGCTTCGGGTGTTATGCTATG TTTGGAGATCTGGTATATGATGTCACTCATTGTTATGACGGGTAATTTGAAAAATGCAACAATTGAAGTCGATGCACTATCTATCTG CATGAATTTGAATGGATGGGAAGCCATGATTTTCGTCGGTTTCAATGCTGCCATTAG TGTGAGAGTATCTAATGAACTGGGAGCTGGTTGCCCTAAAGCTGCAAAATTTGCCGTCATCATCGTGGTTCTAACATCATTGTCATTTGGCCTTATATTCATGGGCATCATTCTTGCAACCAAAAATGATTTTGCAGTATTATTCACGACTAGTAAAGTGGTCATGGCAACAGTGTCCAATATGGCAATGTTACTTGGAGTCACAATGGTTTTAAATAGTGTACAACCAGTGCTATCAG GTGTGGCTGTAGGTGGAGGTTGGCAAAGTCTGATAGCCTATGTAAACATAGGGTGCTACTATGTTGTTGGATTACCCCTTGGCCTTCTTATGGGATATAAGTTCGACCTTGGAGCGAAG GGCATTTGGACTGGCATGATTTGTGGAACAGCCCTCCAGACTGTTATTTTAGTGTTAATCACATATTTCACTAATTGGAATCGAGAG GCTGCTCAAGCTGAGGATCGTATCAAACTATGGGGAGGATCAGCTGAGTCTTATACAAATCGATCATTGAAA GGGGAAGAGAACGTTGAGAATATTCCTTAG